In Arctopsyche grandis isolate Sample6627 chromosome 13, ASM5162203v2, whole genome shotgun sequence, one DNA window encodes the following:
- the Msh6 gene encoding DNA mismatch repair protein Msh6 isoform X2, whose translation MSRRSNVGGSPGGNTLFNYFTKSPKAAGAATPTATAAATKDNNSPNNTPANTPTRKRATPQAKKLLKTPTNGKNHDSDVDDDDEIPTMARKKRIRLISDDSSDEENKDRNNVKPDLESSFKFEKRTAGDSPQTPKNKKAKIDNGSETISTPKSKLQSDDIHNWAHCQLDWLRPEKIKDAEKRRPDHPDYDPRTLFVPSDFRKNQTPAHKQWWDMKSAHYDCVLFFKVGKFYELYHMDASVGVNELGFSYMKGDFAHSGFPETAYARMASTLVQKGYRVARVEQTETPDMLQERMKSSNIAVKEKVVQREICQVTCKGTEVCGLQDNGPTDAKASYMLAIAEQDLGSGCSRYGVCFIDTSIGIFHLGQFDDDRHSSRLLTTLAHYPPVLVLRERGVTSDRTNKVLRMSCQSAKLETLKSQKQFWSETQTLKTMAEKYYQKDSGTMWPEGLKPMLSDADALGLTPSEKYSLAIRSLGACLWYLTDSLLDIQIMEMSNFVTFEPPDCVSTPIQVKSDDLPNNMILDATTLMNLRIVGDDMSLLSKLDHCATPMGKRLLHQWVCSPSCNVDVIKERQDAISYLLSNQSIVQEMRATLNSLPDMERLFAKIHSLGNLNRSKNHPDSRAILYEEKTYSKRKVLDFISILNGFQSALQALPQFGNSDSTLLTRLTQHKPDGQYPNYSETLTFFKDSFDRQLAEKEGKILPKMGVDTEYDGTLQEISDIELELQDYLKIQEKYFNCKVVYFGSDKKRYQLEVPESKANKAGSKYQMEGARKGFKRYSTAETKEFLARMQAAEENKHNVLKDLSRRIFEKFSQSYSTWQKAINCIATLDVIIALSEYARLQSSEMCVPKVSVTQPGDKPYILIKDGRHPCVTCSVDFIPNDASLNNEDTASLILLTGPNMGGKSTLMRQIGLLTIMAQMGCHIPAAECSLTVIDRIFTRLGAHDDIMSGQSTFLVELSETAAILKHTTINSLVLLDELGRGTSTYDGTAIAASVVEELSNRHCRTIFSTHYHTLVEDFKNNSNVTLAHMACMVETDESESENADGVTQETVTFLYKLSTGACPKSYGFNAARLAGIQKDITTRAHHISTQMEKEANFVSFFKRMCVSDNIKSSERLRDLIVACKKI comes from the exons ATGTCGCGTCGCAGCAACGTCGGGGGCTCCCCGGGGGGCAACACCCTCTTCAATTACTTCACTAAATCTCCAAAAGCAGCTGGTGCTGCTACTCCTACTGCTACTGCTGCAGCCACAAAAGATAATAACTCACCGAATAATACACCAGCTAATACTCCTACCCGAAAGCGTGCTACCCCTC AAGCGAAGAAGCTGCTGAAGACTCCCACCAATGGCAAGAATCATGATAGTGatgtcgatgatgatgatgaaataccCACAATGGCTCGAAAGAAGCGAATTCGACTTATTTCCGATGATTCATCTGATGAAGAAAACAaag ATCGAAACAATGTAAAACCTGATCTAGAAAGCAGCTTCAAATTTGAAAAACGCACTGCTGGTGATAGTCCTCAAACGCCCAAAAACAAAAAAGCAAAAATTGACAA TGGATCTGAAACAATTTCAACCCCAAAGTCAAAACTTCAATCTGATGACATTCATAATTGGGCTCATTGTCAATTGGATTGGCTGCGACCGGAGAAAATCAAAGACGCAGAAAAGAGACGACCAGATCATCCAGACTATGATCCTAGGACGTTATTCGTACCCAGTGACTTTAGAAAGAATCAGACACCG GCTCACAAGCAATGGTGGGACATGAAATCGGCCCATTACGACTGCGTCTTGTTCTTTAAAGTGGGTaaattttatgaattgtatCATATGGACGCTTCTGTCGGAGTAAACGAACTCGGATTTTCCTATATGAAA GGAGATTTCGCACATTCCGGATTTCCCGAGACTGCTTACGCTAGAATGGCCAGTACTTTGGTTCAAAAAGGATATCGTGTAGCTAGGGTGGAGCAAACGGAAACGCCAGATATGTTACAAGAGCGCATGAAGAGTT CAAATATTGCCGTCAAGGAGAAAGTGGTTCAAAGGGAGATTTGCCAAGTTACATGTAAAGGCACTGAGGTGTGCGGTTTGCAAGATAACGGACCGACAGATGCAAAAGCTTCTTATATGCTTGCAATTGCAGAACAA gaTCTTGGCTCTGGATGTAGCAGATATGGTGTATGTTTCATTGATACATCCATTGGAATATTTCACTTGGGTCAGTTTGATGACGATAGACATTCTTCAAGACTTTTGACGACCTTAGCGCACTATCCACCAGTGCTA GTTTTGCGTGAACGTGGTGTCACATCTGATCGTACCAATAAAGTCTTGCGAATGTCGTGTCAATCGGCGAAATTGGAAACCTTAAAATCACAAAAACAGTTTTGGTCAGAAACGCAAACACTAAAAACAATGGCAGAGAAATATTACCAAAAGGATTCCGGAACAATGTGGCCAGAAGGGCTAAAACCTATGCTAAGTGATG CTGATGCGTTAGGCTTAACGCCATCTGAAAAATACAGCCTTGCGATAAGATCTCTCGGCGCATGCCTTTGGTATCTAACGGACTCTCTTCTTGACATTCAAATAATGGAAATGTCAAATTTCGTCACGTTCGAGCCTCCAGATTGTGTTAGTACACCAATTCAAGTCAAAAGCGACGACTTGCCGAACAATATGATACTGGATGCAACAACTCTGATGAATTTGCGAATTGTCGGTGATGATATGTCATTGCTTTCGAAACTAGATCATTGCGCAACTCCAATGGGGAAACG ATTACTTCATCAATGGGTTTGTTCACCGTCGTGTAATGTGGACGTTATTAaagaacgccaagatgcaatcTCGTATCTTTTGAGCAATCAATCAATCGTACAGGAAATGAGGGCTACTCTCAATTCGCTACCGGATATGGAAAGACTTTTTGCCAA AATTCACTCCCTTGGAAACTTGAATCGATCTAAAAACCATCCCGACAGTCGAGCTATACTCTACGAAGAAAAGACATATTCAAAAAGGAAAGTCTTagattttatatcaattttaaacgGCTTCCAGTCAGCACTTCAGGCTTTACCACAATTTGGCAACAGCGATTCAACTTTACTGACTAGGCTTACTCAACATAAGCCTGATGGTCAATATCCAAACTATAGTGAAACTCTCACATTCTTCaag GATTCTTTTGATCGTCAATTAGCTGAAAAAGAAGGCAAGATTCTTCCTAAAATGGGTGTTGATACTGAATATGATGGAACCCTTCAAGAAATATCTGATATTGAATTGGAGTTACAAGATTATCTCaaaatacaagaaaaatatttcaattgcaAG gtaGTATACTTTGGATCTGATAAAAAGCGATACCAATTAGAAGTTCCCGAATCAAAAGCAAATAAAGCCGGCTCAAAGTATCAAATGGAAGGTGCCAGAAAAGGATTCAAAAGATACAGCACTGCCGAAACAAAA GAATTTTTGGCTAGAATGCAGGCAGCGGAGGAAAACAAACACAATGTGCTAAAAGATCTGAGCCGTAGAATATTCGAAAAATTTAGTCAGTCTTATTCAACATGGCAAAAGGCCATCAATTGCATTGCAACGCTCGATGTCATAATCGCACTGTCAGAATATGCAAGATTGCAATCGAGTGAGATGTGTGTGCCCAAAGTCAGCGTAACTCAACCTGGAGAtaag CCGTACATTTTGATCAAAGATGGCCGACATCCATGTGTAACCTGCTCTGTCGATTTTATACCTAATGATGCTAGTCTCAACAACGAAGATACAGCTTCTTTGATACTATTGACGGGGCCAAACATGGGAGGAAAGTCTACTCTTATGAGGCAAATAGGATTGTTGACAATCATGGCTCAAATG GGTTGTCACATTCCAGCTGCAGAGTGCAGTTTGACTGTCATCGACAGAATATTTACAAGACTTGGCGCCCACGACGATATAATGTCAGGACAATCAACCTTCTTGGTTGAATTGAGTGAAACAGCAGCCATATTAAAGCACACTACAATCAATTCGTTGGTTTTACTTGATGAATTGG gaagaggaacatctactTATGACGGAACTGCTATAGCAGCTTCTGTAGTGGAAGAGTTGAGTAACAGGCATTGTCGCACAATATTTTCAACTCATTATCACACATTGGTTGAAGATTTCAAAAACAATTCGAACGTCACGTTGGCACATATG GCTTGTATGGTCGAAACTGACGAGTCCGAGTCGGAGAATGCGGATGGAGTGACTCAAGAGACTGTgacatttttgtataaattgtcAACGGGGGCTTGTCCCAAGTCGTACGGGTTTAATGCAGCTCGCCTTGCTGGAATTCAAAAAGATATCACGACTAGAGCTCATCATATATCGACTCAAATGGAAAAAGAGGCTAACTTTGTAAGCTTCTTTAAGAGAATGTGCGTATCTGATAATATCAAGTCGAGTGAGCGCTTAAGAGATTTGATTGTTGCTTGTAAGAAAATATAA
- the Msh6 gene encoding DNA mismatch repair protein Msh6 isoform X1, giving the protein MSRRSNVGGSPGGNTLFNYFTKSPKAAGAATPTATAAATKDNNSPNNTPANTPTRKRATPQAKKLLKTPTNGKNHDSDVDDDDEIPTMARKKRIRLISDDSSDEENKGNEIDRNNVKPDLESSFKFEKRTAGDSPQTPKNKKAKIDNGSETISTPKSKLQSDDIHNWAHCQLDWLRPEKIKDAEKRRPDHPDYDPRTLFVPSDFRKNQTPAHKQWWDMKSAHYDCVLFFKVGKFYELYHMDASVGVNELGFSYMKGDFAHSGFPETAYARMASTLVQKGYRVARVEQTETPDMLQERMKSSNIAVKEKVVQREICQVTCKGTEVCGLQDNGPTDAKASYMLAIAEQDLGSGCSRYGVCFIDTSIGIFHLGQFDDDRHSSRLLTTLAHYPPVLVLRERGVTSDRTNKVLRMSCQSAKLETLKSQKQFWSETQTLKTMAEKYYQKDSGTMWPEGLKPMLSDADALGLTPSEKYSLAIRSLGACLWYLTDSLLDIQIMEMSNFVTFEPPDCVSTPIQVKSDDLPNNMILDATTLMNLRIVGDDMSLLSKLDHCATPMGKRLLHQWVCSPSCNVDVIKERQDAISYLLSNQSIVQEMRATLNSLPDMERLFAKIHSLGNLNRSKNHPDSRAILYEEKTYSKRKVLDFISILNGFQSALQALPQFGNSDSTLLTRLTQHKPDGQYPNYSETLTFFKDSFDRQLAEKEGKILPKMGVDTEYDGTLQEISDIELELQDYLKIQEKYFNCKVVYFGSDKKRYQLEVPESKANKAGSKYQMEGARKGFKRYSTAETKEFLARMQAAEENKHNVLKDLSRRIFEKFSQSYSTWQKAINCIATLDVIIALSEYARLQSSEMCVPKVSVTQPGDKPYILIKDGRHPCVTCSVDFIPNDASLNNEDTASLILLTGPNMGGKSTLMRQIGLLTIMAQMGCHIPAAECSLTVIDRIFTRLGAHDDIMSGQSTFLVELSETAAILKHTTINSLVLLDELGRGTSTYDGTAIAASVVEELSNRHCRTIFSTHYHTLVEDFKNNSNVTLAHMACMVETDESESENADGVTQETVTFLYKLSTGACPKSYGFNAARLAGIQKDITTRAHHISTQMEKEANFVSFFKRMCVSDNIKSSERLRDLIVACKKI; this is encoded by the exons ATGTCGCGTCGCAGCAACGTCGGGGGCTCCCCGGGGGGCAACACCCTCTTCAATTACTTCACTAAATCTCCAAAAGCAGCTGGTGCTGCTACTCCTACTGCTACTGCTGCAGCCACAAAAGATAATAACTCACCGAATAATACACCAGCTAATACTCCTACCCGAAAGCGTGCTACCCCTC AAGCGAAGAAGCTGCTGAAGACTCCCACCAATGGCAAGAATCATGATAGTGatgtcgatgatgatgatgaaataccCACAATGGCTCGAAAGAAGCGAATTCGACTTATTTCCGATGATTCATCTGATGAAGAAAACAaaggtaatgaaatag ATCGAAACAATGTAAAACCTGATCTAGAAAGCAGCTTCAAATTTGAAAAACGCACTGCTGGTGATAGTCCTCAAACGCCCAAAAACAAAAAAGCAAAAATTGACAA TGGATCTGAAACAATTTCAACCCCAAAGTCAAAACTTCAATCTGATGACATTCATAATTGGGCTCATTGTCAATTGGATTGGCTGCGACCGGAGAAAATCAAAGACGCAGAAAAGAGACGACCAGATCATCCAGACTATGATCCTAGGACGTTATTCGTACCCAGTGACTTTAGAAAGAATCAGACACCG GCTCACAAGCAATGGTGGGACATGAAATCGGCCCATTACGACTGCGTCTTGTTCTTTAAAGTGGGTaaattttatgaattgtatCATATGGACGCTTCTGTCGGAGTAAACGAACTCGGATTTTCCTATATGAAA GGAGATTTCGCACATTCCGGATTTCCCGAGACTGCTTACGCTAGAATGGCCAGTACTTTGGTTCAAAAAGGATATCGTGTAGCTAGGGTGGAGCAAACGGAAACGCCAGATATGTTACAAGAGCGCATGAAGAGTT CAAATATTGCCGTCAAGGAGAAAGTGGTTCAAAGGGAGATTTGCCAAGTTACATGTAAAGGCACTGAGGTGTGCGGTTTGCAAGATAACGGACCGACAGATGCAAAAGCTTCTTATATGCTTGCAATTGCAGAACAA gaTCTTGGCTCTGGATGTAGCAGATATGGTGTATGTTTCATTGATACATCCATTGGAATATTTCACTTGGGTCAGTTTGATGACGATAGACATTCTTCAAGACTTTTGACGACCTTAGCGCACTATCCACCAGTGCTA GTTTTGCGTGAACGTGGTGTCACATCTGATCGTACCAATAAAGTCTTGCGAATGTCGTGTCAATCGGCGAAATTGGAAACCTTAAAATCACAAAAACAGTTTTGGTCAGAAACGCAAACACTAAAAACAATGGCAGAGAAATATTACCAAAAGGATTCCGGAACAATGTGGCCAGAAGGGCTAAAACCTATGCTAAGTGATG CTGATGCGTTAGGCTTAACGCCATCTGAAAAATACAGCCTTGCGATAAGATCTCTCGGCGCATGCCTTTGGTATCTAACGGACTCTCTTCTTGACATTCAAATAATGGAAATGTCAAATTTCGTCACGTTCGAGCCTCCAGATTGTGTTAGTACACCAATTCAAGTCAAAAGCGACGACTTGCCGAACAATATGATACTGGATGCAACAACTCTGATGAATTTGCGAATTGTCGGTGATGATATGTCATTGCTTTCGAAACTAGATCATTGCGCAACTCCAATGGGGAAACG ATTACTTCATCAATGGGTTTGTTCACCGTCGTGTAATGTGGACGTTATTAaagaacgccaagatgcaatcTCGTATCTTTTGAGCAATCAATCAATCGTACAGGAAATGAGGGCTACTCTCAATTCGCTACCGGATATGGAAAGACTTTTTGCCAA AATTCACTCCCTTGGAAACTTGAATCGATCTAAAAACCATCCCGACAGTCGAGCTATACTCTACGAAGAAAAGACATATTCAAAAAGGAAAGTCTTagattttatatcaattttaaacgGCTTCCAGTCAGCACTTCAGGCTTTACCACAATTTGGCAACAGCGATTCAACTTTACTGACTAGGCTTACTCAACATAAGCCTGATGGTCAATATCCAAACTATAGTGAAACTCTCACATTCTTCaag GATTCTTTTGATCGTCAATTAGCTGAAAAAGAAGGCAAGATTCTTCCTAAAATGGGTGTTGATACTGAATATGATGGAACCCTTCAAGAAATATCTGATATTGAATTGGAGTTACAAGATTATCTCaaaatacaagaaaaatatttcaattgcaAG gtaGTATACTTTGGATCTGATAAAAAGCGATACCAATTAGAAGTTCCCGAATCAAAAGCAAATAAAGCCGGCTCAAAGTATCAAATGGAAGGTGCCAGAAAAGGATTCAAAAGATACAGCACTGCCGAAACAAAA GAATTTTTGGCTAGAATGCAGGCAGCGGAGGAAAACAAACACAATGTGCTAAAAGATCTGAGCCGTAGAATATTCGAAAAATTTAGTCAGTCTTATTCAACATGGCAAAAGGCCATCAATTGCATTGCAACGCTCGATGTCATAATCGCACTGTCAGAATATGCAAGATTGCAATCGAGTGAGATGTGTGTGCCCAAAGTCAGCGTAACTCAACCTGGAGAtaag CCGTACATTTTGATCAAAGATGGCCGACATCCATGTGTAACCTGCTCTGTCGATTTTATACCTAATGATGCTAGTCTCAACAACGAAGATACAGCTTCTTTGATACTATTGACGGGGCCAAACATGGGAGGAAAGTCTACTCTTATGAGGCAAATAGGATTGTTGACAATCATGGCTCAAATG GGTTGTCACATTCCAGCTGCAGAGTGCAGTTTGACTGTCATCGACAGAATATTTACAAGACTTGGCGCCCACGACGATATAATGTCAGGACAATCAACCTTCTTGGTTGAATTGAGTGAAACAGCAGCCATATTAAAGCACACTACAATCAATTCGTTGGTTTTACTTGATGAATTGG gaagaggaacatctactTATGACGGAACTGCTATAGCAGCTTCTGTAGTGGAAGAGTTGAGTAACAGGCATTGTCGCACAATATTTTCAACTCATTATCACACATTGGTTGAAGATTTCAAAAACAATTCGAACGTCACGTTGGCACATATG GCTTGTATGGTCGAAACTGACGAGTCCGAGTCGGAGAATGCGGATGGAGTGACTCAAGAGACTGTgacatttttgtataaattgtcAACGGGGGCTTGTCCCAAGTCGTACGGGTTTAATGCAGCTCGCCTTGCTGGAATTCAAAAAGATATCACGACTAGAGCTCATCATATATCGACTCAAATGGAAAAAGAGGCTAACTTTGTAAGCTTCTTTAAGAGAATGTGCGTATCTGATAATATCAAGTCGAGTGAGCGCTTAAGAGATTTGATTGTTGCTTGTAAGAAAATATAA
- the FucTA gene encoding glycoprotein 3-alpha-L-fucosyltransferase A — translation MLRPRVSLRRALLVLMLAAGLLVFWLNILQVTIFNGNALAKPSALDSSADPANTAVAENADNNEVPEGWVLVQKNEDGGNKNVEVEQEVQNVENEHLDGDVKHVGQSDLEKPWFVQGGTRCPSPVLKDLQTGRRIARLFPSESSDDRIPDQLMFVPPDITPLDDDDRPPKLKKILLPNGLGAWNVKAGRDVFSRINSCPVSTCELTADHGAAADADAIIYKDHFIQHNVARPKNQVWILYYLECPYHTPNIKSPEVFNWTATYRRDSDVVAPYERWYYYNSQVTQVENLDRNYALNKTKKVAWFVSNCGARNHRLQYANELKKYIQVDIYGACGTMRCPRYNADKCFEILDKDYKFYLAFENSNCQDYITEKFFVNGLGRNILPIVMGARPEDYEVAAPYNSYIHVDEFESPRELAEYLHRLDRDDELYNSYFKWKGTGEFINTYFWCRVCAMLHDDVQSKSYRDVNEWWRGHGVCTHGSWRRGGRSANEPDINDSYGV, via the exons GTGACAATATTTAACGGAAATGCTCTGGCAAAGCCGAGCGCTTTGGATTCATCTGCAGATCCTGCAAATACAGCCGTTGCAGAAAATGCTGACAATAATGAAGTTCCAGAAGGATGGGTGCTAGTTCAAAAAAACGAAGATGGCggaaataaaaat GTGGAGGTCGAACAGGAAGTACAAAATGTCGAAAATGAACATTTAGATGGTGATGTCAAACATGTAGGTCAATCAGATTTGGAAAAACCTTGGTTCGTGCAAGGAGGAACTAGGTGTCCCTCGCCAGTTTTGAAAGATCTGCAGACGGGACGTCGAATAGCTCGTCTCTTCCCATCCGAGTCATCAGATGACAGGATACCTGATCAACTCATGTTTGTACCTCCCGACATAACACCACTCGATGACGACGACAGACCACCGAAGTTGAAGAAAATTCTACTGCCGAATGGCTTGGGTGCGTGGAACGTCAAAGCCGGCCGGGATGTCTTCAGCAGGATTAATTCGTGTCCTGTGAGCACGTGTGAGCTCACAGCTGATCATGGTGCAGCTGCTGATGCAGATGCTATAATATACAAAGATCATTTTATTCAACACAACGTTGCTAGACCCAAGAATCAA GTGTGGATTCTATACTATTTGGAATGTCCATATCATACGCCAAATATAAAAAGTCCAGAAGTCTTCAATTGGACTGCAACATACAGAAGAGACAGTGATGTTGTAGCACCATATGAACGATGGTACTATTACAACTCTCAAGTGACACAAGTGGAAAATTTGGATAGAAATTATGCattaaataaaaccaaaaag GTTGCATGGTTCGTTTCAAACTGCGGTGCACGCAATCACCGTTTGCAATACGCCAATGAATTGAAGAAGTACATACAGGTCGACATATACGGAGCCTGTGGAACGATGAGATGTCCTCGATACAATGCTGATAAATGCTTTGAAATTCTAGACAAGGATTACAAATTTTACCTGGCATTTGAAAATTCCAACTGTCAGGACTATATAACGGAAAAGTTCTTCGTCAACGGATTAgg TCGTAATATATTGCCGATTGTAATGGGTGCTCGTCCGGAAGACTACGAAGTGGCGGCTCCTTACAATTCCTATATACACGTCGACGAATTCGAAAGTCCGCGTGAATTGGCCGAGTACTTACACCGTCTCGATAGAGATGATGAACTTTATAATTCCTATTTTAAATGGAAG GGTACTGGTGAGTTTATAAATACTTACTTTTGGTGTCGTGTGTGTGCTATGCTGCACGATGATGTGCAGTCGAAGAGCTATCGTGATGTTAATGAATGGTGGAGAGGTCACGGTGTTTGCACCCACGGTTCGTGGAGACGAGGTGGACGCTCGGCAAACGAGCCAGATATCAACGACTCTTATGGCGTATAG